A genome region from Nicotiana tabacum cultivar K326 chromosome 13, ASM71507v2, whole genome shotgun sequence includes the following:
- the LOC142168023 gene encoding SKP1-like protein 1, producing the protein MASSTTGEKKMLTLKSGDNEEFYVEESLVLQSDLIKTMVKEERVSTIPLPSIKSKTLVKIIEYLKKHVELTATSNKEDFKNFQREFVNVVLEELLDITVAVNYLKISCLLEFCCQAVADRIKDKSVEAVQKFFKIESDFTSEEVAEFKRETPWAFEGDLDDTTN; encoded by the coding sequence ATGGCATCATCAACAAcgggagaaaagaaaatgttGACATTGAAGAGCGGTGATAACGAAGAATTTTATGTTGAGGAATCTTTGGTCTTACAGTCTGATCTTATCAAGACCATGGTGAAAGAGGAACGTGTTTCCACCATCCCATTGCCTAGCATCAAAAGCAAGACGCTGGTTAAAATCATTGAATACCTCAAGAAACATGTGGAGCTCACTGCTACCTCGAACAAAGAAGACTTCAAGAATTTCCAGAGAGAGTTTGTGAATGTTGTTTTAGAGGAACTACTTGACATAACTGTGGCAGTAAATTATCTGAAAATCAGTTGTTTGCTGGAATTCTGTTGCCAGGCTGTGGCTGACAGAATAAAGGACAAGAGCGTTGAAGCCGTTCAGAAGTTTTTTAAAATTGAAAGTGATTTCACCTCAGAAGAAGTGGCAGAGTTTAAAAGGGAAACTCCTTGGGCCTTTGAAGGTGACCTTGATGATACCACCAACTAG